In Bacteroidetes bacterium GWF2_43_63, the genomic stretch TTCGGTAATTTCTCCGATCGAATAAAATAATTTACTGTCGTTGGTGTCGGCCATGCACAAAAATACAAATTTAATTTACTAAATCCCTCGAAGGGTTTCAAACCCTTCGAGGGATGAGATCTTATTCGTATTTTTGCCTCGATTCCCCCAATCCCAATTTCAGATGAGACATATTTCAATTTTTGTTTTTGCTGCTTTATTATTCCAGGCAGCAACCGGATTTTCGCAAAACAACGTTGAACCAGCACCATACGGCCCGGTGCCTTCCGAACGGCAGCTTCGCTGGCACGAAACAGAATTTTACGCCATCATTCACTTCACCCCAACAACCTTTGAAAACAAGGAGTGGGGCTATGGTGATGCTGATCCATCGGTTTTCGACCCGTCTGACTTCGATGCGAATCAGATTGTGGCAGCAGCTCAGTCCGGTGGCATGAAAGGGATTGTTTTTGTTTGCAAACATCATGATGGATTTTGTTTATGGCCTACCAAAACAACCGATTACAACATCTCAAAAAGTCCGTGGAAAGGCGGGAAAGGCAATATGGTGCTTGAATTCCGCAAGGCATGTGATAGTCTTGACATGAAATTCGGCGCTTATGTTTCGCCATGGGATCGCAACAGTCAATATTACGGAAAGCCAGAATACGTAAGGATTTACAGAGAACAACTCAAAGAAATTTATACCGGCTATGGAGAATTATTCATGTCGTGGCACGATGGCGCCAACGGCGGAGATGGCTTCTATGGCGGTGCAAAGGAAATGCGAAACATCGACCGAAAAACCTACTATGGCTGGGATTCAACTTGGGCAATAACCAGATCCATGCAGCCAATGGCCTGCATTTTCAGCGATGCCGGCTGGGATGTACGATGGATCGGAAACGAAAACGGTATAGCCGGAGAAACCTGCTGGGCTACATATAGCCCGCATGGGAGCGATGATTCCGAAAGGCCCGTACCAGGTGATACAAAATATAAAGAAGGAATAACCGGACATCGCGATGGAAAATTCTGGATACCCGGAGAGTGTGATGTGCCGCTGCGCCCGGGCTGGTTCTATCATTCTGATCAGGACAATCAAATCAAATCAGTGGAAGAACTGAAATATATTTATTTATGTTCTGTCGGACGTGGACAGTGTCTCGATCTCGGATTATCCCCTGACACGCGCGGGCAGCTGCATCCGAATGATGTTGATACGCTTACTGCTTTTGGAAAATGGCTGATCGAAACATTTAATGAGAATCTTGCTTTAGATGCAAAAATTTTCGCCAGCAATGTAAGGGGTAAAAACAATAAAAAATTTGGAGTTCAAAACCTTACGGACTCAAGTCGCTATTCCTATTGGGCAACCGATGATGAAATTAAAGAAGCCGAGTTAATTTTGAGCTGGAAAAAGGCGCAGACATTTAATTTCATCACGATCAGGGAGAATATAAAATTGGGTCACCGCATCGATTCAGTCGCGTTTGATATTCTGGAGAATGGCGCCTGGAGCGAAGTTGCTCGGATCACAAGTATTGGTGCGCTGCGCATTGTTGAATTGGATAAATATTACACGACAAAAAAATTGCGCGTTCGCATTTTAAAATCAGCTGCTGAGCCCTGTGTGAGCGAGATTGGAGTTTATACCGAATAGGTCAATACCAAGGTCAAGGTCACGCGTCGGGAGACGCGCGCCCAGGTAAAGGTCAAGAACAAGGTCACGCGTCAACGTAAAACGTTGTATGCGGTAGACGCGCTCCCAGGTTAAGGTCAAGGTCAAGAAAAGGTCAAGGTCACGAGTCAGCGTCACGCGTCAGGAGACGCGCGCCCAGAGACGCGCGCCCAGGTTGAGGTTATTTCACCCTGCTGTCATCCTAAGTGTCAGCCAGCTTGCGGATGTATCGAAGGAGACAGCGGGATAAACTCCGCTAAAACGTCGATTGCGAAAATCAAAAATCTAATCCGCTGCAGCGGACTAAAATCTTATATCTAAAATCAATTCCGAATATCTTCGCAATTGTCGAATTCTTTCATTGAACTTAGCTTTTTCTGATCTTTGAAGCCGTTTCTTTTGGCATTGTTCAGATAAATGCGGGCTTTCATGCATTGCCCCGAAGCAGCGTAGTATGCAGACATAAGAATAAGCATATCGGGATTTGCAGGTTCCGTGTATTCATACATCCGCAGGATGCTGAAATAAAAAGGAATATTCATTTTTTTTGCCTGATTCGAAAATGAATAGGCTGCAATACCGCACCAGGCCTTAACTCTATACAATACATCGGATTGCAGCGAAAGAGAATCAGTTGTAATTTCGTTGTTCAATGAATCAATCAATGCAAAATATTTCAATGTGTCAGCATCCTGAAACATTGCTCCGATGCGGTTTTGCATCAGTACTTCCATTTTTGAATTGGCATTCATTTCTGCAACAAATTCCTCTGGAAAATTCTTTTGCAGACTGTCGGCGAAATTTTGCAGTTTCAGATTACTCATTTCACCGAGCGCAAAAAGGGCACTGGAAGCAGATTGCAAAGCAAGGTCAGGACGCTGAAGATTCAGAAATATTTTCGATCTTTTGAGAAAATCGTTTTCATTAGCTGAAGTCACTTTGCCATTTGACAGTCGTTCGATCAACACAAAGAAATCTTCGAAAGTCTCGGCGGGAGGCCAGTCGTGGCGGCCTGCGAAAACGCTCAGAGATCGCGGTCTTTTAACTGTTTGATTGTTGAATAGACTGGCAACTTCGAAATAATTAAAATCTCTTGATCCCACAAACATCATTGCCGGTTTCGAAGATCGCGACCATGCCTGAACATCAGCCGGGCCGGCACCACACATAGCGACGGCATTCACTTCGGGCATTTTGTTTTCAATCAGTGTTGCAACCCGCGCTCCGCCTGAAAATCCGGCGATAAATATTTTTGTGCTATCCACCGGAGCTGTTGCATATAGTTCGCTAAGCCAGGGTTTGAAGCTGCGATAAATATTTTCAAAGGCGATATTGTTTGAAGATGGATTGAAACCGGCAAGTATTACATGGTATTTCTCAGCAAGATCGGTGTATTTCTTCAAAGCCGGAGCTGTGTTTCCATGCGGATCTAGCAATATTAGCACCGGAACTTTTCTGACCCCGGTACCCGACGGGACATATAAATTATAACGTACACTTGTATCGGATTTGCATTGGATATTCTGATAAACGGCACCCTGCTGCTTTATATCACAGAACCGGCATTCTTCCTGGCTGTTACAGGAAGTAAGCTGAAATAATAAAATTGCAAAAAGCAAATGAAAGAATTGTTTTTTAGAAGAAACTCTTTTCATACATTCATCATTTGAATGCAAATGTACATGAAAAAAGCCCGTATTGCGACGAGCTTTTTCTCTAGGATCGGATAATTTATTTCATGTATGGATATTTGAAATTAGTAGCGGGAATGTACGTTTCCTTGATAGTCCTCGGACTGGTCCAGCGTATCAGATTGAGATGTCCGCCTGCTTTATCATTGGTGCCAGATTTGCGCGCACCGCCAAATGGCTGCATACCTACCATGGCTCCTGAAGGTTTATCGTTGTAATAAAAATTGCCGGCGGCATATCGCAGGGTGCGGCAGGCCTCAATTATTGTTTGCCGGTCGCGGGCGAAAACCGAACCTGTCAAGGCGTAAGGAGAGGTTGCATTAACCATTTTCAAAGTCTCATCCCAGTCTTCGTCGTTGTAAACATAGATGGTCATTACCGGTCCGAAGATTTCCTCTTCCATTGTTTTGAAATGAGGATTGCTTGTGAGTATCACTGTTGGTTGGATAAAATAGCCAATTGAATCATCGCCTTTTCCGCCACAGAGGATTTCGGCATCTTTTGCTTCAGCAGCGAATTTGATGTAATTCATGATGTTGTCGAACGCTGTTTTATCAATAACAGCATTCACAAAATTATTGACGTCACTTACATCGCCAACTTTCATTTCGTTGACTATCGATAAAAGCTTTGTATGAATTTCCGGCCACAGCGATTTTGGAATATACGATCTGGAAGCAGCTGAACATTTCTGCCCCTGATATTCGAATGCACCGCGGGCTATGGCTACTGCAACTTCCTGCGGATCTGCACTGTTGTGCACCACAATAAAGTCTTTTCCGCCTGTTTCACCGATCAGTTTTGGATAGGACACATAGCGATCGAGATTGGCTGCCGTAGTTTTCCACAAATGATTGAAGGTATTCGTTCCTCCTGTAAAATGAATGCCGGCCAGGTCTTTATCTTCCATTACAATGTTCCCAACAACGCTGCCAGGGCCGGGAATGAAATTGATAACGCCATCGGGCAGGCCTGCTTCTTTGTAAATCTTCATGAGCAAATAGTTGCTGAGCAGCGCTGTGGTAGCAGGTTTCCATACAATTGTGTTGCCCATGAGTGCAGGCGACATGCAAAGATTGAGTCCTATTGCAGTGAAATTGAATGGACTCACAGCAAAGACAAATCCTTCCAGTGGACGAAACTCAAGCCGGTTAAGAGCTGCGGTATCTGAGGTGGGTTGATCATCGTAAAGTTTTGAAACGAAGTAGCTATTGAAACGCAGGTAATCAATGCTTTCGCAGGCAGCATCGATTTCGGCCTGGAAGAGATTCTTTCCCTGTCCAAGCATGGTTGCTGCATTTATGAGATACCGGTATTTTTTCGATAGCAGTTCCGCCATTTTCATAAAGATTGAAACACGCTCTACCCACGACATGTTGCCCCATTCTTCTTTGGCCTCCATGGCAGCTTGAATGGCCATTTTAACTTCTTTTTCTCCTGCTTTGTGATAAGTTGCGAGCACTTTTTCGTGATTATTGGGGCTTACAACGGTGCCGATATTGCCGGTTCTAACTTCCTTACCTCCTATAATCAGCGGAATGTCGATTTGGTCTTCACTCATCCGCTTGAGTTCACTCATCATTTCAATATATTCAGGCGAGCCGGGTAGATAATTGAAAACTGGCTCACTGTGCGGTTCGCGAAGTTGAAAAATTGCATTGTTCATTATTTATTCCTTTCTTCTTTAGTTGCTTTTTTGTTTGTTGTTGTAAACTTACGATATGAAAAGAAATGCATATCGATGACAAAATTACATAATTATTCGATTTTGAATGGAAAAAGAAGATAATTATCAGCTAGAATTACAACGTTTTGCCAAAAAACGCCCGAAAATCGTCCATATTATTCATGTTTATGAGGATGTCCGGATTATTGACTGGAATTTCAATATCCGGAAACTTCATAAGTTCTTCTTTGAGATTTGTCTGGTTCCCATCCTGGCAAAGTAATGCCTGCCACACAGCGGCCCCCAGTGCTATCGGATGTCCACGTTGTTTGTTGAAAGTCGGAACGACAACAGATACGCTGTTGGCTTTCTCAGCTATTGCATTCAAAACTTCGAAGCCGGCAAAAGGATTGTCGATATTCTGAAAAAAGCAGGTTGTTCCGGAATCAAGTTTTTCCAGTCCGAGTCGAATAGAATGGAAGCGGCCGAGTTCTGGATTATCATTTACAACAATCACGGTATTGGCAGAAAAACGAATTTTCCGGTTTTCAATTTCATGGAAGTCATTTGAATTGACTACCAGAATTATTCTCAGGCAACCAAACTCCAAATAGCGGGCTTCAAGTTCTTCAACAAAGGTGTGATTGCCAAAAGGAAGAAACAATTTGGGCGTTCCCATGCGTTCACTGTTTCCTGCAGCCGGTATCAGAACGGAAAATGTTTTTTGATTGCTTAACATGACAGTACAAAAATACACTGAATTGCATATTGTATTGAAAATATTTATATGTTTGTTTTTCAAACACAAACAAAATGGTAAAAATATTTGATCTGGAATCTGACCAGTTTATTGTTGACCTGACAGATGAAGAATTTGCTGCTTTGGCAGAAGCACTCGAAGAAGATTCAATCGGCGATGTTGATTATTATCTGCACGTTACCGATGTTGAATTCATTGAGGAGCAAGGTACATCGGTATCCCTTATTGCCAAGCTGAAGGCCATGCTCGAAGGCCGCGAAGACCGGGAAATCCGGTTTCAGCGGATGTAAAAAGTTGTGCGAAGTTTACAAATTTCGCACAGCTTAAAAACTTCGCACAACTTCGTAAAAAAAAAGCTGTCCGCATTGCGGACAGCTTTTTTAGTATTTAGCAAGAAGTA encodes the following:
- a CDS encoding alpha-L-fucosidase, producing the protein MRHISIFVFAALLFQAATGFSQNNVEPAPYGPVPSERQLRWHETEFYAIIHFTPTTFENKEWGYGDADPSVFDPSDFDANQIVAAAQSGGMKGIVFVCKHHDGFCLWPTKTTDYNISKSPWKGGKGNMVLEFRKACDSLDMKFGAYVSPWDRNSQYYGKPEYVRIYREQLKEIYTGYGELFMSWHDGANGGDGFYGGAKEMRNIDRKTYYGWDSTWAITRSMQPMACIFSDAGWDVRWIGNENGIAGETCWATYSPHGSDDSERPVPGDTKYKEGITGHRDGKFWIPGECDVPLRPGWFYHSDQDNQIKSVEELKYIYLCSVGRGQCLDLGLSPDTRGQLHPNDVDTLTAFGKWLIETFNENLALDAKIFASNVRGKNNKKFGVQNLTDSSRYSYWATDDEIKEAELILSWKKAQTFNFITIRENIKLGHRIDSVAFDILENGAWSEVARITSIGALRIVELDKYYTTKKLRVRILKSAAEPCVSEIGVYTE
- a CDS encoding 1-pyrroline-5-carboxylate dehydrogenase, translated to MNNAIFQLREPHSEPVFNYLPGSPEYIEMMSELKRMSEDQIDIPLIIGGKEVRTGNIGTVVSPNNHEKVLATYHKAGEKEVKMAIQAAMEAKEEWGNMSWVERVSIFMKMAELLSKKYRYLINAATMLGQGKNLFQAEIDAACESIDYLRFNSYFVSKLYDDQPTSDTAALNRLEFRPLEGFVFAVSPFNFTAIGLNLCMSPALMGNTIVWKPATTALLSNYLLMKIYKEAGLPDGVINFIPGPGSVVGNIVMEDKDLAGIHFTGGTNTFNHLWKTTAANLDRYVSYPKLIGETGGKDFIVVHNSADPQEVAVAIARGAFEYQGQKCSAASRSYIPKSLWPEIHTKLLSIVNEMKVGDVSDVNNFVNAVIDKTAFDNIMNYIKFAAEAKDAEILCGGKGDDSIGYFIQPTVILTSNPHFKTMEEEIFGPVMTIYVYNDEDWDETLKMVNATSPYALTGSVFARDRQTIIEACRTLRYAAGNFYYNDKPSGAMVGMQPFGGARKSGTNDKAGGHLNLIRWTSPRTIKETYIPATNFKYPYMK